In Candidatus Binatus sp., the genomic window GTGCGCGACGGCTTCGGCCTGGATTACATCTTCGCGCAGTTCGTCGGGGATGACCGGCGCGGGCGCGTAGATCGCGCGAGCGCCGGTACTGTCCGAGCCGGGGCCGGTACCGCCGCCAGTTCCTTCGCCGGACGCACCCTCACTGCTGGCGCCGTTGGATGACTCGCCCGTCGTAGGCGATCCTGCGGATCCATTTTCGTCCGCAGTTCCGCCCGATGAAGGCGATTCAACCGGCGCCTGCTTCGCCTTCTCGCGCGGCGAGCCCTCGATCGAAGCCGGCGGAGTGAGAGCCTTCCTGGGAGCCTGCATAACCCGCGGACGCGGTGCGGGTTTCGCGATCGGCTTGGGCCGGGGCTTGACCGCCGGGGTACTCGGCGCGCCACCGCCGCCGCCTTGCAGCCCGCCGATCGGCATCTCGACGATGCGCGCCTCGATTGGCTTGAGCTCGGGCGGAGGCGGCGCGCTTTGCTGGAGCAGTCGGGCGAAAGCGAAGAGCAACACCGCCCACGCGATAATCGCGGCGGGCAGCAGCCACACCATTCGGCGCCAGGGATCGTCGAGCGGCGCGATGCGCTGAATTTCCGCGTGCGGCGTCATTCGCGCTTGACCGCGATTAGGAAGTGCTCGACGCCCGCGCGCCGCGCCTGAAGCATCGCTTGCACGACGATACCCTCGGGCGCAGCGCTATCCGCCGCGACCACCACACCCGGATCGCCGGCGGTGAGCATCGGCTTTAGCAACCTGGCCAAATTCTCAAGTGTGACAGGCGTCTTATCGAGGTAGAGGTGGCTGTCGGCGGTTACCGTCAAAGTGACTGGCTCCTTGTGCTGAAGATTCTCAGCGTTGCCCTTGGGCAGATTCACGGTGAGTGAGTTGAGGCTCTGCATCGAGAGCGACGCGAGCATGAACGTCACCAGCAGAAAGAACATCACGTCGATCATGGGAATGATCTCGATTCTCCCGCGGCGCGATTCCCGCGAACGGCGAAACTTCATCTCGATGCTCCTGCGGCGCCGCGTCCAACGCGGGAGGTTGCAAGCTTGTCGTCGATACCGGCGCCGCCCTGAGATTCCTGATCGAGCCGGATATGGTCGATCAAGCGAGAACCCAGCCGCTCCATCTGGTCGAGCGCGTGCGACTGCGTGCGCGAGAAGAAGTTGAAGCCGAAAAGTGCGAACAGCGCGATCAGAAGGCCTAGAGCAGTCGCGATCAAGGCCTGCGCTACTCCGGCGGTGACCTGAGTCGGCGCAACCAGTCCAGAACCTCCTATCACCTGGAAGGCCTGCATCATTCCGGTAATAGTACCTAGCAGGCCCATCAGCGGTGCGGCGGTAACGATAGTCTCCAGCACCCAAAGGCCGCGTCCCAGCGACTTTTCGATCCCGCCAGCTTCGTCGCCAGCGCGCGATTCGACCCACCAGGCAGGCTTGCTCCGGTTGTCGGCGATAGCGCGAAAGAAGCGGGCATAGGCATTGCGCGGTCCGAGCGATTTAAGTTGTTGGTCGAGTTCATCCCATGAAAAGCCGTAGGTCTCGATCAATTCGAGCAACGCCGCGGGCATCCTTAGTGAACGTAAATACATCGCAGCGCGATCGAAGATGATCACCAGAGCAATCACGCCCAAAACAAGCAATGGGTAAACCATCGCGCCGCCATAACGGAGCGCGTCGAAAGTGTTTCTAAGTTCATCCATGCGAGCTACCTCGGATTAATTCGGTAACGATAAATGCGGTATTCATTGAACAGGCGATGAAGGTCTATTGAACGGAAGTTCCCAGGTGATACCTGCATAAAGGGCGCGGCGCGGCCCATACTGAGGAGCGCCGACACCGATCCCGGTGCCATTGCGGATCAAATAGGTCCGATCGTTCAGATTGACGATCGCGCCGCGCAGGACAAGCGCGCCGGCTTGCGCCATCTCGATGCGTTTTGTGATGCCAGCGTTGAGCTGAATGTAGTAGGGCAGGTTGCCGGTATTGGCAAAACCGCTGCGCAAGCCGCTGCCATAGATGCCGTCGATGGTGAACATGAAGGTGTTCCAGGTGTATGCCGCACCAGCCGACGCCGAAAACGTCTGATCGTGATCGAGGAAGACGTAATGGCTGCCGATGTACTTGAGCTCATTGCGATCGAAGTTGAACTGCCCGGAGGTGACCTGCGTGCCCTGACCCACGCTGTAGGTGAAGTTCGCGTACGTCGTGAGCTTCTCGAGGTTGTAAGAGCTGGTAAATTCGACACCGTAAACCCGGCCCTTGTCGTAATTGAAGTTGGTAAAGATAAGTGCCGGCCCGAACTGGCCTTCGTCGAGTAGCTGGCTCGCTTTCTTGTAGAAAGAGTCGATGCCGACGTTCAGGCGCGGCAGAATTTCCTGCGTGATGCCGGCGTCGAAATAGTGATCGCGTTCGGCCGTAGGATTGCCGTTGCCGTTGCTCGGCGGCGCGCCGGTAGTGTTCTGAAAGGCCTTGATCGAGCCGATCGAAACAAGCTCGGTCGGCGGTGGCGTGAAGTAGCGAGCATAAGCCGCGTGCAGTGTCGTATGCTTGAAGGGGGTATAAACGACACCGATTCGAGGACTTAGCTGATCGGCCCTGACGAGTCCGTCGTAAAGATCGAATCGGGCGCCATAGTTGATCGTCAGCTTTTCGATCGGTTTCCATTCGTCCTGCAGATAGCCGCTGTAGTACCAACTGGTCAGCGCATGGTTGGCGGTGATCGAAAATGGAACATTGCTCGATTGCGCTCCGCTCGAATCGGTCCGAAAAATGGATTCGTGATTGTCGATCTCCGCGCGCTCGCCCCAGAATGAACCTCCCAGGCGTAGCGTGTGATGCGCAACGCCGCGGTAAGAAGTATCGAGCTGAAAGCCGCTGGCCCAATCGCTGCGAAGAACCTTCGAGGCGGCTCCATTGTATATCAAGTCGCCAACGTGGTCCGGATTGAACGAAACGCTCGAATAGCGGCTGAACGGTGCGATCTGGTAGTCAAAGCTGGCTCCCACCTCTCCTTGCAGCGTAAGTACGCCAAAATAGTTCTGCTCGAACTGATTTTCGCGAATCTTGGCAGAAGGATAGGTAGGCACTCCGGCCAACTGAAAGGCCTGGACCTGATTGGGGTTAGCTGGAATCTGAAAGTGGCTGACTGCCGTTCCTGTGATCAGGCTTAGCCGGGTGGTCGGACTCAGGAAGTACGAAAAGTAACCAAAGCCCGAGCCTTGATTCGTCGTGTCATGAATCGCAGTGGGTCCGGTGGTAGGAGGTTCCAGTCCTCGATCGCTGCCATAGTACTGGCCAGTGGCGAAGTAGCTGAAGTTACCCTTCGAACCGCCGAATTCGAAGCTGGGTTGAGTAGTGCCTCGCTGACCACCATAGAAGTCGAGGTTTGAGACGCTATCGAGCAAGCCATCCTTGGTCTTGATATCAACGACGCCGGCGGTGCGAAGGCCGTATTGCGCAGGAAGAGCGCCAGTCAGCAAGCTGATGTCGCGAGCGAACCGCGGCGTTAGAATCTGGCCGAAGCCGGTCACTCCTTCGGGCAGCAAGACGCCATTCAGGCGATACTGAAGATTGCCATGATCGCCGCGCACATGCAGTTGGCCGTAGGAATCTTGCGCGACGCCCGGCGCCTGGAGGAGCACCTGGTTGAGCGGAGTGTTGTTGCCCTGCGGCAACTGGCGAAGTGCTTTCTCCGTGAAGGTGTAGATGCTGCCGCCGGTCACGGGCGACAGGCTGTTGCGCACCTTGTCGAGACGGCGAGCAACTACCGGCAAGCTCAAAGCTGCCACTGATTCCATCGCGATTTCGACTGGCTTGGGCGCGGTCCGTGTAAGCGTGAGAATGCGAGTCGCAGGTTTGAATCCAGGTTTGGTTGCGACGACCGCGTAAACGCCAATGCCAGGAGCCTCGAGATTGAACGCTCCCGACGAGTTGGAGGCAGCGCGCGCGACGATTTTGCCGGCGCTATTCTGCATCGACACTGATGCTCCATCGATCGGACGTCCTAGTGCGTCCTTAGCGGTACCTGTGACTCGAATTGGCGACTCATTAGGTGCGCCAGCGGCTACGACCGATGGCGCAGGGGCGAGCACCAGGACGATCATAATGCCCGCAGCCATAGCGAAAACATTTCGGCACATGAGGCTCCT contains:
- a CDS encoding energy transducer TonB, which codes for MTPHAEIQRIAPLDDPWRRMVWLLPAAIIAWAVLLFAFARLLQQSAPPPPELKPIEARIVEMPIGGLQGGGGGAPSTPAVKPRPKPIAKPAPRPRVMQAPRKALTPPASIEGSPREKAKQAPVESPSSGGTADENGSAGSPTTGESSNGASSEGASGEGTGGGTGPGSDSTGARAIYAPAPVIPDELREDVIQAEAVAHFRVSPEGDVEVSLATPTPNPRLNQLLLETLRQWQFFPATRSGIAIEAAFDVRIPITVQ
- a CDS encoding TonB-dependent receptor; the encoded protein is MRSLPGCLPFEFQSNRGTCLIPCRLGDPTYRTPCARRVSVPSLCFVSDSGSSARRLALHSFDRSVSTRALDGFTRRRSAFAVEGEFVRSLMCRNVFAMAAGIMIVLVLAPAPSVVAAGAPNESPIRVTGTAKDALGRPIDGASVSMQNSAGKIVARAASNSSGAFNLEAPGIGVYAVVATKPGFKPATRILTLTRTAPKPVEIAMESVAALSLPVVARRLDKVRNSLSPVTGGSIYTFTEKALRQLPQGNNTPLNQVLLQAPGVAQDSYGQLHVRGDHGNLQYRLNGVLLPEGVTGFGQILTPRFARDISLLTGALPAQYGLRTAGVVDIKTKDGLLDSVSNLDFYGGQRGTTQPSFEFGGSKGNFSYFATGQYYGSDRGLEPPTTGPTAIHDTTNQGSGFGYFSYFLSPTTRLSLITGTAVSHFQIPANPNQVQAFQLAGVPTYPSAKIRENQFEQNYFGVLTLQGEVGASFDYQIAPFSRYSSVSFNPDHVGDLIYNGAASKVLRSDWASGFQLDTSYRGVAHHTLRLGGSFWGERAEIDNHESIFRTDSSGAQSSNVPFSITANHALTSWYYSGYLQDEWKPIEKLTINYGARFDLYDGLVRADQLSPRIGVVYTPFKHTTLHAAYARYFTPPPTELVSIGSIKAFQNTTGAPPSNGNGNPTAERDHYFDAGITQEILPRLNVGIDSFYKKASQLLDEGQFGPALIFTNFNYDKGRVYGVEFTSSYNLEKLTTYANFTYSVGQGTQVTSGQFNFDRNELKYIGSHYVFLDHDQTFSASAGAAYTWNTFMFTIDGIYGSGLRSGFANTGNLPYYIQLNAGITKRIEMAQAGALVLRGAIVNLNDRTYLIRNGTGIGVGAPQYGPRRALYAGITWELPFNRPSSPVQ
- a CDS encoding MotA/TolQ/ExbB proton channel family protein — its product is MDELRNTFDALRYGGAMVYPLLVLGVIALVIIFDRAAMYLRSLRMPAALLELIETYGFSWDELDQQLKSLGPRNAYARFFRAIADNRSKPAWWVESRAGDEAGGIEKSLGRGLWVLETIVTAAPLMGLLGTITGMMQAFQVIGGSGLVAPTQVTAGVAQALIATALGLLIALFALFGFNFFSRTQSHALDQMERLGSRLIDHIRLDQESQGGAGIDDKLATSRVGRGAAGASR
- a CDS encoding biopolymer transporter ExbD; translation: MKFRRSRESRRGRIEIIPMIDVMFFLLVTFMLASLSMQSLNSLTVNLPKGNAENLQHKEPVTLTVTADSHLYLDKTPVTLENLARLLKPMLTAGDPGVVVAADSAAPEGIVVQAMLQARRAGVEHFLIAVKRE